A window of Streptomyces sp. NBC_01224 genomic DNA:
AACCTCACCGGCGCTTCCGGGCACGCGTTCAGCGCGCACTACACCGATCAGACCGACAAATGGGTCAACGGTGAACTGCTCGACTGGTCCTTCGGGACGAACGCCGTCGCCAAGTCGACGACCGACACCCTGACCCTCAAACCGTAGGGCCCATCCGGCGGGTCACGGCCGGTGTCACCACCACGTCGACGGGGTGGTCGTGCGGTTCCTCAGGGACCTGCGCGACCACCTCGTTGTCGTAGAGCAGGACGACCAGCGCCGGATGTGCCCCCGCCGCGGCGAGCCGGGCCAGCACCCGGTCGTAACTGCCGCCGCCACGACCGAGCCGCATGCCGCGCGCGTCCACTGCGAGGCCCGGCAGCAGGACCGCGTCGGCGTCCAGGACCGCGTCGGGACCGAGGCGCTCCCCGTCCGGCTCCAGCAGCCCGCGGCCGGCCCGGACCAGACGACCGGCTCCTTCGTAAGGCGCCCAGTCCAGATCGTTGTCCGCGAGGAGCACCGGCAGCAGCACCCGTACGCCCCGCTCACGCAGCGCGTCCAGCAGGGCGCGGGTGCCCGGCTCACTCCCCACCGAGACATATGCGGCGACGGTTCGGGCCCCGGACAACTCCGGAAGATTCAATGCGCCCCGGGACAGAACCAACGCGGCGTTTTCCACGTCTTCCTGAGGCAGAAGGCGCCGCGCGGCCAGCAGTTCACGTCTGAGAAGCGCCTTTTGGGACATATTGCCGTTCATTGGGCACCTTGAATCTCTTGTATGCGTATATAGGCGTACAAAATTAACCGGAGCCTCATCTTCCACCCATACGCACCGGTTATGGTTCTGCGCATGACTCAGTCGCACACCAGGATCAGCAAGGCTGTCATCCCGGCCGCAGGCCTCGGTACCCGTTTCCTGCCGGCTACCAAAGCCACTCCCAAGGAGATGCTGCCTGTCGTCGACAAGCCTGCGATCCAGTACGTCGTCGAGGAAGCGGTGGCCGCCGGTCTCTCCGACGTACTGATGATCACCGGCCGCAACAAGCGCCCCCTTGAGGACCACTTCGACCGCAATTACGAACTGGAGTCCGCGCTCACCCGCAAAGGAGATGCCGAACGGCTCCAGAAGGTCCAGGAGTCGAGCGACCTGGCCACCATGCACTACGTCCGGCAGGGCGACCCGCGCGGCCTCGGCCACGCCGTGCTGTGCGCCGCACCGCACGTCGGCGACCAGCCGTTCGCGGTCCTCCTCGGCGACGACCTGATCGACCCGCGCGACCCGCTGCTGGCCCGCATGGTCGAGATCCAGGAGCGCGAGGGCGGCAGTGTCATCGCGCTGATGGAGGTCGCGCCGGAGCAGATCCACATGTATGGCTGCGCGGCCGTCGAGCCCACCGCCCAGGGCGATGCGGTGCGCGTCACCGGCCTGGTCGAGAAGCCCGACACGGCCGAGGCGCCCAGCAACCTCGCCGTCATCGGCCGTTACGTCCTGGACCCGGCCGTCTTCGACATACTGCGTAAGACCGAGCCGGGCCGCGGCGGCGAGATCCAGCTCACCGACGCCCTTCAACTCCTCGCCGAGGACGAGAAGATCGGCGGCCCCGTGCACGGCGTCGTCTTCAAGGGGCGCCGCTATGACACCGGTGACCGGGGCGATTACCTCCGTGCCATTGTCAGACTCGCGTGCGAACGTGAAGACCTGGGCCCGGACTTCCGGACCTGGCTCCGCAGTTACGTCACCGAGGAGATGTAGCACTTTGAGCAGCACGATCTGGTCGGTGGACGAGCACCTGGAAGACATTCTCGGCGCAGTGCGACCGCTCGAACCCATCGAGCTGCAACTGCACGACGCACAGGGCTGCGTCCTCGTCGAGGACGTCATCGCGCAGATCGCCCTGCCGCCCTTCGACAACAGCTCGATGGACGGGTACGCGGTCCGTGTGGCCGATGTCGAGGGCGCCGACGAGGAGTTCCCCGCGGTGCTCACCGTCATCGGTGACGTTGCGGCGGGCAGCGGCGGGCTGCCCGGCGACCGGAGCGTCGGCCCGGGCGAGGCCGCCCGCATCATGACCGGCGCCCCACTGCCGGCCGGCGCCGAAGCCGTGATCCCGGTCGAGTGGACCGACGGCGGTACGGGCGGCGGCCCCGCCGACACCATGCGCGCCCACCGCGACGCCCCCGAGGGCGCGGGCGGTGAGGTCCGCGTCCACCGTCCCGTCGAGGCCCGCGCCCATGTCAGGGCCCGTGGCAGCGACGTCAAGCCGGGCGATCTGGCCCTGCGCGCCGGATCGGTGATCGGCCCGCCGCAGATCGGGCTGCTCGCCGCGATCGGCCGCCCGACGGTGAAGGTACGGCCCCGGCCGCGCGTCGTGGTCATCTCGACCGGCAGCGAACTGGTGCAGCCCGGCGAGGAGCTGACCGGCGGCCGGATCTACGACTCGAACAGCTTCGCGCTCACGGCCGCCGCCCGGGACGCCGGAGCGATCGCCTACCGGGTCGGCGCCGTCACCGACGACGCCGACACGCTCCGCGCCACGATCGAGGACCAGCTGATCCGCGCCGACATCGTCGTCACCACCGGAGGCGTCAGCGTCGGCGCGTACGACGTCGTCAAGGAAGCCCTTTCGTCGGTGGGCGACGAGGACGAGCCCGGCAGTGGCATCGACTTCCGCAAGCTCGCCATGCAGCCCGGCAAGCCGCAGGGCTTCGGTTCGATCGGCCCCGAACACACGCCGCTGCTGGCGCTCCCGGGCAACCCCGTCTCGTCGTACGTCTCCTTCGAGCTGTTCGTACGCCCCGCGATCCGCGCCCTGATGGGACTTCAGGACGTGAACCGCCCCACCGTCCGGGCCAAGCTGAACACCGTCAAGGCGCTCACCTCGCCGTCCGGCAGGCGCCAGTTCCTGCGCGGTACGTACGACGCGGAGGCCGGCACCGTCACCCCCGTCGGCGGCTCCGGATCGCATCTGATCGCTGCTCTCGCCCAGGCGGATGCGTTGATCGTGCTGCCCGAGGACGTCACCTCCGCCGAGTCCGGCGCGGACACCGAGGTGATCCTGCTCCGCTGATCCCCGGGCGGTGGCGGTACGGTATCTGCCGCTGTGCCTTCCCGGGGACACCCCCGGGCCCCCGACCCGCACCCCGGTGCGGGCCGAGCGGGCAACCGGCGCCCTACCGCGAGGCGGAGTTAGTTGAGTACGCAGAACAGGCTGACGCACATCGACGAGGCGGGCGCGGCCCGCATGGTCGACGTCTCGGAGAAGGACGTCACCGCGCGGGTGGCCCGCGCGAGCGGCCGGGTCCTCGTCTCGCCGCGCGTCGTCGAGCTGCTCCGCGGCGAAGGAGTGCCCAAGGGCGACGCCCTGGCCACCGCCCGTATCGCCGGGATCATGGGCGCCAAACGCACCCCCGACCTGATCCCGCTCTGCCACCCGCTCGCCGTCTCCGGCGTCGAGGTCGGCCTGAGCGTCGCCGACGACGCGGTGGAGATCACCGCCACGGTGAAGACCACCGACCGCACCGGCGTCGAGATGGAGGCCCTGACCGCCGTCTCGGTCGCCGCGCTCACTGTGATCGACATGATCAAGGCGGTCGACAAGGCGGCAGTCATCACGGACGTACGGGTCGAGTCGAAGTCGGGCGGCAAGTCCGGCGAGTACCGGCGCACCGCATCGGACGGAGCGGACGCATGACCGCGTCCGGCGAAGCGGCGGGGGTCC
This region includes:
- a CDS encoding 5-formyltetrahydrofolate cyclo-ligase; translation: MNGNMSQKALLRRELLAARRLLPQEDVENAALVLSRGALNLPELSGARTVAAYVSVGSEPGTRALLDALRERGVRVLLPVLLADNDLDWAPYEGAGRLVRAGRGLLEPDGERLGPDAVLDADAVLLPGLAVDARGMRLGRGGGSYDRVLARLAAAGAHPALVVLLYDNEVVAQVPEEPHDHPVDVVVTPAVTRRMGPTV
- the galU gene encoding UTP--glucose-1-phosphate uridylyltransferase GalU, whose product is MTQSHTRISKAVIPAAGLGTRFLPATKATPKEMLPVVDKPAIQYVVEEAVAAGLSDVLMITGRNKRPLEDHFDRNYELESALTRKGDAERLQKVQESSDLATMHYVRQGDPRGLGHAVLCAAPHVGDQPFAVLLGDDLIDPRDPLLARMVEIQEREGGSVIALMEVAPEQIHMYGCAAVEPTAQGDAVRVTGLVEKPDTAEAPSNLAVIGRYVLDPAVFDILRKTEPGRGGEIQLTDALQLLAEDEKIGGPVHGVVFKGRRYDTGDRGDYLRAIVRLACEREDLGPDFRTWLRSYVTEEM
- the glp gene encoding molybdotransferase-like divisome protein Glp gives rise to the protein MSSTIWSVDEHLEDILGAVRPLEPIELQLHDAQGCVLVEDVIAQIALPPFDNSSMDGYAVRVADVEGADEEFPAVLTVIGDVAAGSGGLPGDRSVGPGEAARIMTGAPLPAGAEAVIPVEWTDGGTGGGPADTMRAHRDAPEGAGGEVRVHRPVEARAHVRARGSDVKPGDLALRAGSVIGPPQIGLLAAIGRPTVKVRPRPRVVVISTGSELVQPGEELTGGRIYDSNSFALTAAARDAGAIAYRVGAVTDDADTLRATIEDQLIRADIVVTTGGVSVGAYDVVKEALSSVGDEDEPGSGIDFRKLAMQPGKPQGFGSIGPEHTPLLALPGNPVSSYVSFELFVRPAIRALMGLQDVNRPTVRAKLNTVKALTSPSGRRQFLRGTYDAEAGTVTPVGGSGSHLIAALAQADALIVLPEDVTSAESGADTEVILLR
- the moaC gene encoding cyclic pyranopterin monophosphate synthase MoaC, yielding MSTQNRLTHIDEAGAARMVDVSEKDVTARVARASGRVLVSPRVVELLRGEGVPKGDALATARIAGIMGAKRTPDLIPLCHPLAVSGVEVGLSVADDAVEITATVKTTDRTGVEMEALTAVSVAALTVIDMIKAVDKAAVITDVRVESKSGGKSGEYRRTASDGADA